CATGGATCATGCGGCGTGACCGTCGGGTTAAGCATTATGCTCCCAAGAAATGCTGCGTCCATGAACTTCTCGCCGGACGGGATGATTCCCGGTGAGAACCATCGAACGATCAGGAGTAGTGCGAATGCAGCAAAGAAAATTATGTCCCAGCGAATCTGATTTTTCAGATCTGTCGGTTCATACTGCTTTTTGAAGAAAGCAAACCCTCCAAGCAAGGCAAAAAGGATCAGGGCCAGCTGGACCGGAAGACCTGCAAGACCAAGATACCATGATACGATCGTGAGAAGAAGAATACCGATAGGGTATGCAAGTCCGTAAGAGACTCGGCCGAGTGCCGGTTTGAGATACGGATAGACGGAGATCTGGCAGAATTTTATGACAATGAGCCAGAGAATGACGGTGAGTATCTGGGATTCGATTGAGATCATGGAGTATCAGATTCCATGCGGAATATTCTCTTAATTAGTTCATCCGTCTCTGATAAATAATGCTACCCTGGAAAGAACCTGTTTTGATTCGATATCAATTTGGGGTGTTTAACCTAGAGTCTGATATTTTATGCTTTGTAAAATGCAAGATCAAACCGCATAGATCACAGTCTCGCAGGGCCACCACGGGTAGGGTGAATACTGCCGCAGATAAAGGGCGTACTCTTCATCATACTGTTTGATAAGGTTTGGGATATCCCACAGATCATCTGGTTTATGGTAGACACATATGGCGAGTTTTGGATGTTCTGAGATTATGTGATTTTTTGCCCCTTCCAATGCATCCCGCTCGAAACCTTCAATGTCCATTTTGATGAACGAGATAGGCTCTTTGATATCCTCATCAAGGGAGACCATTTGAATAGTTGTAGACCCTGTCGCGCTTATGTGCGAGTCCTCGGCCTCAGATGCATTGAAGCAGGCCGTTCCATTCTCTTTACCTATGCAGCAGTTCCTGAAAACGATTTTGTCGAGGACATCTTTCTGCCAGCTGGAAAAATAATCTACTGCGATGGCATAATTTTTCGGGTCAGGTTCATAGAAATATGTCCTGGAAAAATCACTGACGCTGTTGATAAACATCTCAGTAACATCTCCGCGGTATCCCCCGCAGTTGACAAATACTTCCTGATCATTCAGAGCTACGATTTTCTTATCAAAATATTGTTTGAAGGCGAAGTCCCCTTCTCTATGGTATGTTTTTATATCTTCTGTTAACCTGTATTGGAGCATAGAGATCAATGTCCGACGGGACTTGTCATCGGCGAGCTGATCGTAAAGTTCCCGGTACTCCATCTCGTGAATAAATATCCCATCATGTGCTTCCTGCCAAAATCTCTTCAAGGGGGTGTCGACAAATCTTCGGTCCATGCGGTACTTCGTTACAAGCGGGGCGCAAAGGAAGGTCATCATTTTTTGAGCATAAGGGCTTTTTGGAAACTGGATATCACGTATTTGTTCTTCAAGAAGAAGGGAGTTTTTTGTTTTTTTAACGGCAGGGTGTATGCGGTCGTAAAACTCATCAATCGTCATATCTTTAGAGAACATGTATCACACACCTTTCCTGTATTAAATCATCCCGAACAAGCATAAATATCTCTATTCAGTCTAAGACATAATCTCAGAGATTATTATTTTCCTCTCTGATTTTTTTCGTATCTTCTTTGAATAGTCTCTTCAAAAGGGACACCGACCAGTCACCGAAGTAGTAAAGCGAGATCATCCCTCCAACAAGTGTGACGAGATTTTTGATAAGATGATCTATAACTGCGATAAGGAACGCCGTAAATGAGGCAACGCCGCCAATCTCAAAAACTATAGCAAGTGCTGCCTCGTAAGTTCCTATTCCCCCAGGCGTAATAGGTACTGCTTTTATAAGATTTCCGATAATGATTGCGAGAAGGACGAGCATGAATGGAATGTCTACGGCCAGCATCATGCAAACCAGATAACAGGTGAGAACATCCATCATCCAGATAATTACGGAAGTTCCCGAGAGAAGACCAAGAGCAGGAATCGTGGAGGATACCTGCCTGAATTGCGCAAAAACCTCCAGAATTTTATTGAGGATCTTGTTCTCTGCATGCATCCATTTGGCAAGCAGGAGAATAATGATCCCTACAATCCCGGCAATCAGAACAAAAATGATCAGCCAGACAAACCATCCATAATCTTTCGGGACCAGACTGATTAAAAATGGCAGGGCACATAATCCGAGAACCGCCAGCACGAGAATATCGTACACACGTTCAACGATCAGTGAGGTGAAACTGTTCGTGTAGGGCATTCCTTTCTCATGTTTGAGAATGAACATCCGGACAAAGTCACCGAGACGGGCAGGAATGATCAGGTTAGCCGTTTGGGATACGTAGATACATGCCGTGGAAAAGATGAGCCCGATCTCAGTTCCGAGCTTTTTGATGATGTATTTGTATCGAAATCCGCGAAGAAACCATGCAAGAACACAGATGCCTATTGCTGCGATCAGCCAGCTTGGGACCAGCGATTCAAGAATGCTGTCGAGATTTCCCTGCAGTTCATTCCACACACGCATCAGCATGTAACCAAGCAATGCAACGGCAATCACCGTTGGGATAACTATGGCACTAACTTTTTTCCACATGTAGTCTCCACCACATATTCAGGATGTCTTTGCCCATATTGCTCACATCTTTGAATCTGACCGTCGTCCCGGGGCCCTGCCGCCATACTACCGGAAATTCATCCACACGCAACCCCTCTTTTTGCGCAAGAACAAGCGATTCCGTGTCCCAGAACCAGTGGGGCGCCTGGATTTTCGGCACGAGTTCCCGAAGAACCGAGGATTTATAGGCCTTGAATCCGCACTGATGGTCATTGAGTTTGCTACCAAGGAACAATCTGACCAGAAAATTATACCCCCTGCTGGCGACCTCACGATCCCCGCTTCGAACGATATTACTGTCTTTCATCAGGCGCGAGCCGGTTGCAACATCCGCTCCATCCTCGATGTGTCCGAGAAGTTCTTTGAGATGACTGATGTCGGTTGCCAGATCGACATCATAGTAACAAAATACTTCACCCCGCGACTCTGCAAGGGCACGGTTCAGGGCCCGCCCTCTGCCTTGGCGTTCATCCGAGTGAAGAAGCCGAACCCGTGGATCTTTTTTCTCCCATTCCTCTACGCATTCGCGGCTTCCATCAGTACTGCCGTCTTCAGCAATGATCAGTTCGAAACTTTTTCCATATGCTTCGAGCACGTCGATCGATTTAGGAATTGCCGTCTTCAAAGCTTCCACATCATTGAAGACGGGAAGTAATGCGGTGACGAAAAGGGTTGTCAAGGATTATGCTCCTCAAGTAATTTTGCAGCATTGAGACCTGCCAGGATCGATCCCTCCATACTCCTCTCGGGATAGTTTTCCGGTGAAAACATTCCGGCAATATACAGATTGTTCCCGAGATCAGCAGGGGGGATGGTATCTTTATATCCCGTTACGTACACCGGCCCGGCGAATTTGTCGACATAAAGGTCTGCATGACTGATTTCACTGATATCGATAGAAAAACGTCTGCAGAAGTCATCAATCATCCGGTCTTTCAGTCCGCTGTCCGGTTCATCTTTGAAATATGAGGCAAGATATACGACATGTTCCCCGTACCATTCGATCGGGGCGAAGTTTGTGTGGGTAACCACCGCTCCATAAGGTGCCGGGTCCCCCATATTGGTCCAGTAAATGCCGTTTGTCGGGTCACGGCAAAGACCCAGCGTCATACATGCTACTCCCTGATACATCAGATTTGGGAGTTGGATATCTGCATTTTGCAGGAGAGAATTCGCTACTTGCGGCGGCAGCGTTGAAATAACCGCGTCATACTCCTCGCCGTTTATCAGCCACGTGGCATTTTTCCTGACCAGGGTGGTGGATGGTGTCTCGAGTCTGATCTCTGCATGCATACTCTCCAGTTTCTCAACCATCGCATCAATCAGTCTGTGCCACCCACCGTTCAAATAGCCGAGCCGTTCCCCTTCCGATCCTCTGTCCGAACGGATGGCGATCCTGCTCAGAAGCCAGGCCGCAGAAACATCATCCTTCATAGACCCGAATTTACTGGTGAGCAGGGGTGCAAAAAACGCATTATGCACATCCTCCCCCACCTTCTCAAACAGATATTCTTTGGCGGTAATTTTATCGAGCGGAAGAAGGTCGATCTTTCTCGAACTGATCACGAAGAGTCCAAGTCTGCATTTCTGGAAAAACGTAAGGCAGGGATAACGGAGGATTTCCCAGGGGGTTGTGAGCGGGTGAAGTTTGCCGTCCATGTAGTAACCGGTTGAACCTTTCAGCCAGATCAGATCGGATTTAAGATCAAGAGTATCCAGTAGAGAGAAGAGATTTTTGTCGCCGGAAAAACAGTGATGATAGAGGGTTTCGAGCGTATAGGTATTGTTGTAGGTAAGGGAGGACATGCACCCGCCGGGGTTGTCGTTTTTTTCAAAAATAACAACCTCATGTTTATCAGCAAGCTGTAATGCAGCTGACAAGCCTGCGAGTCCTGATCCGAGAATCCCTATCTTCATTGCATTATAAGATAGCTCTGTATGATAAGAAAGTTTTTGGCAGACGTCGTCGTATAGTATGGAAGTCATATATATTCCATGACTTACATATATATCACAACTAAAGGTGTCTACAGTAAATGCGAGTGTTTTTTATAGGATTTGGACAAGCAGGAGGAAAGATCGTGGATATGTTCCTGGCACAGGACAAAAAGTTAGGATCCGCGAGTTTCCGCGGTGTTGTAATCAATACTGCCCGGACCGATCTGATGGGTGTAAAGCACATCTCCATGGAAGATCGTCTCCTGATTGGTCAGACAATGGTAAAAGGTCACGGTGTTGGAACCGATAACGTGACCGGTGCCAAAGTGGCAGCAGATGAGATTGACACAATTATCAATGCGATCGACAAACGCGGAACTCATGATGTTGATGCATTCGTTGTATGTGCCGGATTAGGCGGTGGAACTGGTTCTGGTGGTGCTCCCGTTCTTTGCCGTCATTTAAAGCGTATTTATCGCGAACCGGTGTATGCGCTTGGAATTATCCCGGCTCCTGAAGAGGGCCGTCTTTACTCCTTAAACGCTGCCAGAAGTTTATCCACGTTGGTCAATGAGGCTGACAATGTCATCGTCTTTGATAACAGCGCGTGGAAAAATGATGGAGAAAGCGTGAAGAGTGCTTTCGATCGGTTGAACGAGGAGATTGTCCGTAGGTTCGGTGTTCTCTTCCGTGCCGGCGAGGTCAATAAGTTAGGTGTTGGTGAGATGGTTGTCGACTCCAGTGAGATCATCAACACTCTTCGTGGTGGTGGTATCTCGTCCGTTGGATATGCCATCAGTGAGGCTCTCCCGAAAGGAGGTCGGCCCGCATCGAAGTCTGGAGGTGGCCTTCTTGGCGGCCTTCTCGGGAAGAAGGAGAAGAAGCAGGAGCCCCATATCGATATTACTTCCAGCGAGGATAAATCCGCCAAAATCATTGGTCTTGTACGCCGCGCCATGCTAGGTCGTCTGACTCTCCCGTGCGATTACTCGACTGCTGAGCGTGCTCTTGTTCTTGTTGCCGGTCCGCCAACGGAGCTTGACCGCAAAGGTGTGGAAAAATCTAAGAGCTGGGTTGAAGAAAATATCGCCGGTGTCGAGGTTCGCGGTGGTGACTATCCGGTCGAGAGCGGATATGTCGCGGCTGTTGTTCTGCTTGCAACTATTGGCAGTGCTCCCCGTATCCGTGAACTGATGGAACTTGCAAAGGAAGCAAAAGAAGAGGTCGTGAGATCTCGTGAACGGGCGACCTCATCCATGTTTGAGGAAGGTATTGATCCCTTATTCGAGTGAAGTATTATGAAGAAAATCACATATGTATTACTGGCGCTTATTGTATGTGCAACATTAATTGGTAATGCTTCTGCATTTACATATACGAATGGAGCAACTGTTGATCCCTCTGGCTCACTCAGCCCGGGCGAAGCCGTTACGGCTTCAATGACCATTGTGGTTCCCGAAGGGACTATGAGCTCATCTAGCTCATTAAAGTTGACAACTGCGCTGCATGATTCAGCGCTGTGGACCATTTATGTATACAAAGGAAGTTATAATATGGCTGGAACCTCTATTGGATCAGAGGTACTGATAACTACCCTTACCTCCCCCAATTGGATGTATACTGTTTCTGGTTTTGTCTTAGATTATGGCCAAGATATCACTCTTTATATTGTAGTGAGCGGTCTTGTTCCTGATGATGCAAAAGGTCAATCTGTAACTATTATGAAGATAGTTCAGGATCCTGCACCAAGTTCGGGGTATTCAACGTATTCATCTCCATCTCAAAGCGTTTATAATCCAGATGATCTGGCAAGTCAGATAACTGCAACCGAATCAGAAATAACTACTCTGGAATCTCGTCTTGCCACGTACAGTAGTTATGGAATCGATGTGGCTACCCAGGTCACGAATCTGCAATCCGCTAAGACCTCGCTTGCAGCAGCAAAATCTGCTGGAACCTCTGATGTTGTGAATGCTAACAAATACCTTGATGCAACAACCACAACATTGTCCAATATTGAGAAAGCCCTCTCTCTTGCGGGCTTAAATGCCATCAAAGCTAACATGGATTCTGTTGATCTTATCGTCACCGAGCTTTATGGTAAAGGCTGGGATACCGAAGCAAAACTTCTGGCAACAACCAACCAGGGTATTAAAAATACCTATGATGTAGCACTAATTTCGTATAATGCGGGTGGTTCTCCTAATGTCGATGAGAACCTTGCAGCCTCGGAACAGGCAGTAGCTGATGGAAATGCTTATCTGGAAAAGGCCTCAGCCTCACCGCTTGCTGCATTAAGCAGTTTCCTGCCGATTGTTATTGTGATCGTTGTCGCTGTTGTCGTCGTTGTTGGTGCAATTATTTTCATTAGAAATCGGAGAGGCGGCTGGGACGAGCTCGGATAAGCCATAATTTATTGAGGAGTTCTCCTCCTCAATGGCACCTTTTTTTGAAAAATAGTATGATAATAGTTAGTGGAAGAGTTCGTCCATATACTCTACGGATCGTCCCTCTGATTCTTTTTTGGTGAACACGGTTATGACATCTCCCGGCATGAAGGTAACGTTTCCGCTCGGGATAATCAGTTTTCCTCCCCTTCGAATTGCAATGTAGAGCATATCCTTCATATCCGACACGTCTTTGACAGTTTTGTTGACGCCCTTTGCTCCTTCGCTTGCCGTCACCTCAAAAATACTCCCTCCCTCGATCGATGCAAGAAGCTGAGTGTCAGGGTTTTCCGACCAGAGAAATAAGCTACGTGCCACGATCTCGTCCGGATTTTCGCTGATTCGAACACCAACTTCTTTGAACAGATCAGAGTGTTCTTTTTGGTTCACAATAGAGACCAGTGTCTTTACCGCGTATTTTTTTGCAAGCCAGCAGGCCATGAGATTCAGAGCATCATCGCTGGTTGTCGCGACAAGGGCGTCCGCCCGATCGATCCCTGCATCTTCCAGCGTTGCTTTATCTGTCGCATTTCCGGCAATTGCCAGGAGATCGTGCTGGGAAAGGATATCTGCACACCGATCCTCATCCTTATCGATTACCACAACACTGTGCCCGTTCTCCGATGCAATCCCGGCAAGACTTCTTCCAATTCCGCCCAGACCAACGATGATGAGATACATAGGAAATCGTATGCTTTCAGGTGGTATTATATCTATTCCCTGAAATATACGTATCCGATGACAATCTGCGGAGTCGATGAGGCGGGGAAGGGTCCGGTCCTCGGTCCAATGGTCACAGCAGGTGTTCTCGTATCTGAGTTATCTGAACTGGAAACGCTGGGTATCAAAGATTCCAAAAAACTCACGCCGAAAAAACGCGAACATATATTTGAAGAGATTATCTCTTCATGGCAGACATATACGGTTGTGCGAACGCCTTTTGAGATTGATTCACGCGAAGGGACGATGAATGTGTTTACTGCTTCCTGCCATGCAGAAGTAGTCCGTGCTCTTCATGCTGATTTCGTGTATCTTGATGCCTGCGATGTGAATGCAAAGCGTTTCGGCGAAAATGTTCTCAGGCTGAGCGGCTCTTCGGCCAGCGTATGTTCCGAGCACAAGGCCGACGCCAGGTATGCGGTTGTCGGGGCGGCAAGCATTGTGGCAAAAGTTACCCGGGACCGATGTATTGCCGAACTTAAGGAAGAATACGGCGAAATAGGAAGCGGATATCCTTCGGATCCGGCAACGATCTCTTTTCTAACTGAGTATATCCGTACACGCGGGGAAGTTCCGCTCTGTGCCCGCAGATCGTGGCAGACCGTACAGGATATCCTCAATCGAACATCGCAGACGGGTCTCTCTGACTTCTTCTAAGCAACCTCTTAACATCCAACCTCTAATAAGTATAGAATGGATTTGAGCTGGCTTATTCCGGTACTCATTGCAGTGATGATTTATGCATGCATATGCTATGCTATCATAAAATACAATATTCTACCAAATACTTTTTCCTTTATGGGTCCCTGTCTGATGATCAAAACGACCCGTACCGGTATTTTTGACAAACTTTCCCGATGGAAGAGTCTGCTCATAGCTTATGGTAATCTTGGCGTCATCCTGACTGTTATCTGCGGAGTCGTCGTTACGATTCTGTTTGTATTCACGGCATTTATGAGTCTGGTTATCGAAACTGAGCCGATAGCTCCGCAGAATCTCTTACTGATCCCGGGAATAAACGACTACGTGCCGTCGACGTTTGCCGTATGGTTTGCTCTCATTTTTGCAATGGTCATTCATGAGTTTGGCCACGGTATTCTTTCGCGTGTTGAGAAGATCAAAGTGAAATCCGCCGGAATCCTCGCTCTTGTCATCCCGATCGGTGCGTTCGTCGAGCCGGATGAAGAGGAGATCGCGAAATCATCTCTTGGAGCAAAGCTCAGAATGTTTGCGGCAGGCATCACGAACAATCTGGTTGTGGGGGCTATCTGTATCCTTGCTCTTATCCTTCTTCTCGGGTGTGTTGTTCCCGGAACTTCTCCTTATGTATATGGTGTATACGAAGGCTACCCCGCTGACGAAGCAGGCGTTCTGCTGGGCACGGTCATTTTCGCACTTGACAACACTTCAGTTTCCAGCCTCGCCGACATTTCTGCATTTCTTGCAACGACAAAACCGAATCAGACGATAACTCTTCACGGAGAATATCGGGGAACTCCTCAGACATATGATGTGACTCTGACTTCTATCCCGCCGGATCTTTCCTGCAGTGTGCTTATGCCTGAATCGGGTGCAAGGTTTATTGGCGTGTCCTTCTCTGAACCTTCGGTTCTTGTGAATGCCCTCCATACACAGATGTATCCGTCCTCTCTTCTGGGGGCTGCCGGCTCACTTATGACATTTGTGGCCCTGCCATTCTCATCGATTGCCGGATCGGAAGCCTTGAGTTTCCTGATCGTGGATACGCCGGATCCGGCAATATTGGCTGCTCCGTTTGCCGGGTTCTGGGAAATTATCCATATCCTCTACTGGTGTGCCTGGATCAACATCTTACTTGGTATCTTCAATGCCCTGCCGCTTGGGCCGTTCGACGGCGGACAGATGCTGCGTGAAAGTCTGCGTTCATGGTTTATCAGACGCGGGAAAGATGAAAGGACCGCATTCAGCATCTGCAGGTCGATCTCCTACGTTCTCGTGCTGCTGATCGTTCTCCCGCTGATCATGCCGTATCTCCTTTAAGGGAAGGTTAATTATCCCTCTACTTCCCACATATCTATTATGAAGCGTATCGCGGTACTTGCGTCCGGACGCGGGTCCAACTTCCAGGCAATTTTAGATGCCCTTGCGGCAGGCGAAATCAATGGAAAAATCGTGGCTCTTTTGACGGACAATAGAGATGCCTATGCAATTGAACGTGCTGATGCTGCCGACATTCTTGCAATCGTTCTGAATTACAAGGATTATTCTTCCAAAGAGGCGTATGAACGCGATCTTCTTACTGCGATGCAGGACGTCGAGGCTGATCTTTTTGTTTGTGCCGGATATATGCGTATCATCGGTTCCGAGATTGCCAAAACGTTCTCCGGAAAAATGATTAATATCCATCCAGCCCTTCTCCCTGCCTTTTCCGGTCTCCACGGGCAGCGTCAGGCTCTGGAGTATGGGGTAAAAATCGCCGGATGTACTGTTCATTTCGTAGATGAAGGTCTTGACTCCGGTCCGATCATTTTACAAAAAGCGGTTGAGGTTCTGGATGATGATGATGAAGATTCTTTGTCCGAGAGAATTTTGGAACAGGAACACCTGGCTTTTCCCGAAGCCGTCGCTTTGTTCTGTGCCGATCGCCTGAAGGTTGTCGGCCGTCATGTGAAAATACTTCCCGAGGCAAACAATCAATAGGTCTGAACCCTTATTGTATAAGGCATAATCTCTATGGCAAAAGCAGAAAAAGGCGTCTCAGCAAAAAAAATCGCTCAGGAACGAGTTGATATTTTGTTTGAACGTGCAAAAGAGGCACGAGATGAGCCGGAACTCTCTGCTCGCTATGTCTCCCTTGCCCGCGAGATGGCGATGAA
The sequence above is a segment of the uncultured Methanocorpusculum sp. genome. Coding sequences within it:
- a CDS encoding FkbM family methyltransferase, with product MTIDEFYDRIHPAVKKTKNSLLLEEQIRDIQFPKSPYAQKMMTFLCAPLVTKYRMDRRFVDTPLKRFWQEAHDGIFIHEMEYRELYDQLADDKSRRTLISMLQYRLTEDIKTYHREGDFAFKQYFDKKIVALNDQEVFVNCGGYRGDVTEMFINSVSDFSRTYFYEPDPKNYAIAVDYFSSWQKDVLDKIVFRNCCIGKENGTACFNASEAEDSHISATGSTTIQMVSLDEDIKEPISFIKMDIEGFERDALEGAKNHIISEHPKLAICVYHKPDDLWDIPNLIKQYDEEYALYLRQYSPYPWWPCETVIYAV
- a CDS encoding lysylphosphatidylglycerol synthase transmembrane domain-containing protein; the protein is MWKKVSAIVIPTVIAVALLGYMLMRVWNELQGNLDSILESLVPSWLIAAIGICVLAWFLRGFRYKYIIKKLGTEIGLIFSTACIYVSQTANLIIPARLGDFVRMFILKHEKGMPYTNSFTSLIVERVYDILVLAVLGLCALPFLISLVPKDYGWFVWLIIFVLIAGIVGIIILLLAKWMHAENKILNKILEVFAQFRQVSSTIPALGLLSGTSVIIWMMDVLTCYLVCMMLAVDIPFMLVLLAIIIGNLIKAVPITPGGIGTYEAALAIVFEIGGVASFTAFLIAVIDHLIKNLVTLVGGMISLYYFGDWSVSLLKRLFKEDTKKIREENNNL
- a CDS encoding glycosyltransferase produces the protein MTTLFVTALLPVFNDVEALKTAIPKSIDVLEAYGKSFELIIAEDGSTDGSRECVEEWEKKDPRVRLLHSDERQGRGRALNRALAESRGEVFCYYDVDLATDISHLKELLGHIEDGADVATGSRLMKDSNIVRSGDREVASRGYNFLVRLFLGSKLNDHQCGFKAYKSSVLRELVPKIQAPHWFWDTESLVLAQKEGLRVDEFPVVWRQGPGTTVRFKDVSNMGKDILNMWWRLHVEKS
- a CDS encoding NAD(P)/FAD-dependent oxidoreductase; translation: MKIGILGSGLAGLSAALQLADKHEVVIFEKNDNPGGCMSSLTYNNTYTLETLYHHCFSGDKNLFSLLDTLDLKSDLIWLKGSTGYYMDGKLHPLTTPWEILRYPCLTFFQKCRLGLFVISSRKIDLLPLDKITAKEYLFEKVGEDVHNAFFAPLLTSKFGSMKDDVSAAWLLSRIAIRSDRGSEGERLGYLNGGWHRLIDAMVEKLESMHAEIRLETPSTTLVRKNATWLINGEEYDAVISTLPPQVANSLLQNADIQLPNLMYQGVACMTLGLCRDPTNGIYWTNMGDPAPYGAVVTHTNFAPIEWYGEHVVYLASYFKDEPDSGLKDRMIDDFCRRFSIDISEISHADLYVDKFAGPVYVTGYKDTIPPADLGNNLYIAGMFSPENYPERSMEGSILAGLNAAKLLEEHNP
- a CDS encoding tubulin/FtsZ family protein translates to MRVFFIGFGQAGGKIVDMFLAQDKKLGSASFRGVVINTARTDLMGVKHISMEDRLLIGQTMVKGHGVGTDNVTGAKVAADEIDTIINAIDKRGTHDVDAFVVCAGLGGGTGSGGAPVLCRHLKRIYREPVYALGIIPAPEEGRLYSLNAARSLSTLVNEADNVIVFDNSAWKNDGESVKSAFDRLNEEIVRRFGVLFRAGEVNKLGVGEMVVDSSEIINTLRGGGISSVGYAISEALPKGGRPASKSGGGLLGGLLGKKEKKQEPHIDITSSEDKSAKIIGLVRRAMLGRLTLPCDYSTAERALVLVAGPPTELDRKGVEKSKSWVEENIAGVEVRGGDYPVESGYVAAVVLLATIGSAPRIRELMELAKEAKEEVVRSRERATSSMFEEGIDPLFE
- a CDS encoding TrkA family potassium uptake protein; the protein is MYLIIVGLGGIGRSLAGIASENGHSVVVIDKDEDRCADILSQHDLLAIAGNATDKATLEDAGIDRADALVATTSDDALNLMACWLAKKYAVKTLVSIVNQKEHSDLFKEVGVRISENPDEIVARSLFLWSENPDTQLLASIEGGSIFEVTASEGAKGVNKTVKDVSDMKDMLYIAIRRGGKLIIPSGNVTFMPGDVITVFTKKESEGRSVEYMDELFH
- the rnhB gene encoding ribonuclease HII, which encodes MTICGVDEAGKGPVLGPMVTAGVLVSELSELETLGIKDSKKLTPKKREHIFEEIISSWQTYTVVRTPFEIDSREGTMNVFTASCHAEVVRALHADFVYLDACDVNAKRFGENVLRLSGSSASVCSEHKADARYAVVGAASIVAKVTRDRCIAELKEEYGEIGSGYPSDPATISFLTEYIRTRGEVPLCARRSWQTVQDILNRTSQTGLSDFF
- a CDS encoding site-2 protease family protein — encoded protein: MSWLIPVLIAVMIYACICYAIIKYNILPNTFSFMGPCLMIKTTRTGIFDKLSRWKSLLIAYGNLGVILTVICGVVVTILFVFTAFMSLVIETEPIAPQNLLLIPGINDYVPSTFAVWFALIFAMVIHEFGHGILSRVEKIKVKSAGILALVIPIGAFVEPDEEEIAKSSLGAKLRMFAAGITNNLVVGAICILALILLLGCVVPGTSPYVYGVYEGYPADEAGVLLGTVIFALDNTSVSSLADISAFLATTKPNQTITLHGEYRGTPQTYDVTLTSIPPDLSCSVLMPESGARFIGVSFSEPSVLVNALHTQMYPSSLLGAAGSLMTFVALPFSSIAGSEALSFLIVDTPDPAILAAPFAGFWEIIHILYWCAWINILLGIFNALPLGPFDGGQMLRESLRSWFIRRGKDERTAFSICRSISYVLVLLIVLPLIMPYLL
- the purN gene encoding phosphoribosylglycinamide formyltransferase; its protein translation is MKRIAVLASGRGSNFQAILDALAAGEINGKIVALLTDNRDAYAIERADAADILAIVLNYKDYSSKEAYERDLLTAMQDVEADLFVCAGYMRIIGSEIAKTFSGKMINIHPALLPAFSGLHGQRQALEYGVKIAGCTVHFVDEGLDSGPIILQKAVEVLDDDDEDSLSERILEQEHLAFPEAVALFCADRLKVVGRHVKILPEANNQ